In Pantoea agglomerans, the genomic stretch TACCTGGGCGATTAAGCCCCGTTCCTGCAATTGTTGTATCAGGTTACTGCTGGTCATCACTGACTCCAAATTGATCAGACTGCACCTATGCTGGTACACAGCTTTCCGCTGAGTGCGGAAGAAAAAAAAGAGGGCTATAGCATAAAGCGCTGGCGACTTCTGTGCCAGCGCTGAGAGAGGAGAAAAACGCTGTTTTACGGGGCTAAGCGGTCGATTTTCCAGCCGTTGTCGTCGCGCTGGTAGAGGAAACGGTCGTGCAGGCGATGCTCGCCGCCCTGCCAGAACTCCATGGTGTCAAATTTTACCCGGTAGCCGCCCCAGAAGCTCGGCAGCGGCACCTCGCCCTGCTGGAACTTCTGCTTCAGCTCGAGGAATTTCCCCTCCAGCACGCCGCGCGCCGAAATCCGGCTCGACTGGCGCGAAACCCAGGCGCCAATCTGGCTGTCGCGCGGACGGCTGTGAAAATATTTCAGTACCTCCAGCGACGACAGCTTTTCAACTTCGCCCAGCACCATCACCTGACGCTCAAGGAAGTGCCACGGGAAGTGCAGCGAAATGCGCGGGTTGTTGGCCAGCTGCTGCGCCTTGCGGCTGCCGAGATTGGTATAGAACACCAGGCCGCTGCTGTCGTAGTGTTTGAGCAGCACAATGCGCTGGTAAGGCTGCCCCTGCTCGTCCACCGTCGCCACCGTCATGGCGGTGGGATCGGGCAGCTGCGCCTCACACGCCTGGCGCAGCCAGGTTTCAAACAGCGCCAGCGGCTGGTCTGGCAGATCTTTGCGACGCAGCCCACCGCGCGTATATTCGCGGCGCAGGCTGGCGATATCTTGCAGAGTAAAAGGAGTGCTCATAGCGGTTACTCAACATGTACAGGCTGGCTGGCAGGCTGCAATTCACAGTCGTTAACGACGATTTTATCGTCGCGTTCGATAAAGGCGGTGTCGCCTTTGCTCCAGAATACATATTTTCCGTCGCTATAGCGCGCGCCCGAGGCGGAGCTTGCCTGCTTCAGCGTTAAAGGCTGCCCGTCCATGATAAAGCTGACCTGCTCGCTGGCGTTGTCGAGCGTGACGGTCAGCGGCAGGGTGCCGCAGCGGTAGTGCAGCGTTTGCGGCGCTTCTGCCTGTTTGTGCAGCAGGCCGCAGCCGCTCAGCAGCAGCGCGGCGGCCAGCGTTAACCCCTGTTTCATCGTAATTCTCCTTACTGTCAGTAAAACGGATTAGCCGGATAGATAGCGCCGAGCACGCTTTTTTCAGCCGCGCCGGTTACGGCGGGCAGATTACCGGGCAGGCCGGAGAGCGTGCGGCTGGCAAGCCAGGCGAATGCCAGCGCCTCCATATCGTCGCCGCGAATGCCCGCGGCGTCGGTGGTGGTCACTTCGGTTCCCGCCAGCAGCGCGGCGAGGCGTGCCATCAGCAGCGGATTGCGGCCGCCGCCGCCGCACACCAGCAGCCGGTCGCAGCCGTCGTTGAGCTGCACCTGATGGGCGATGGTCACGGCGCTCAGCTCGGTCAGGGTCGCCTGCACATCCTGCGGCGCCAGGCCGGGGAACC encodes the following:
- the pdxH gene encoding pyridoxamine 5'-phosphate oxidase, whose amino-acid sequence is MSTPFTLQDIASLRREYTRGGLRRKDLPDQPLALFETWLRQACEAQLPDPTAMTVATVDEQGQPYQRIVLLKHYDSSGLVFYTNLGSRKAQQLANNPRISLHFPWHFLERQVMVLGEVEKLSSLEVLKYFHSRPRDSQIGAWVSRQSSRISARGVLEGKFLELKQKFQQGEVPLPSFWGGYRVKFDTMEFWQGGEHRLHDRFLYQRDDNGWKIDRLAP
- a CDS encoding MliC family protein, which codes for MKQGLTLAAALLLSGCGLLHKQAEAPQTLHYRCGTLPLTVTLDNASEQVSFIMDGQPLTLKQASSASGARYSDGKYVFWSKGDTAFIERDDKIVVNDCELQPASQPVHVE